The proteins below come from a single uncultured Carboxylicivirga sp. genomic window:
- a CDS encoding phytoene/squalene synthase family protein, with translation MKHLFDISSYSCSRLVTKTYSTSFSKAINLLAPSVRPAIYAIYGFVRYADEIVDSFDSYDQEELFDEFEQNYHKALNRRISMNPILNAFQKIVHKYKLYDLVDSFMHSMKMDLYKTNYRSMEEYTEYIYGSADVVGLMCLKVFVKGDDKRYSELEPYARRLGSAFQKVNFLRDLKDDTQSLGRSYFPNLQTYTLDNNSKKDIVKDIESDFAEAYKGIVKLPIEGRLGVYLAYRYYLRLLRELKQADSKKIMNERVRVNNFLKLEILLKSYVRYKLNIL, from the coding sequence ATGAAGCACTTATTTGATATCTCAAGTTATAGTTGTAGTAGATTGGTTACAAAAACTTATAGTACATCATTTTCAAAAGCTATAAACTTGTTGGCTCCTTCTGTACGGCCTGCTATTTATGCTATTTATGGTTTTGTACGATATGCCGACGAGATTGTTGATTCATTTGATTCGTACGATCAGGAGGAACTTTTTGATGAATTTGAGCAAAATTATCACAAGGCTCTGAATCGAAGAATTAGCATGAATCCAATTTTGAACGCATTTCAGAAGATAGTTCATAAATACAAGCTATATGATTTAGTTGATTCTTTTATGCATAGTATGAAAATGGACTTGTATAAGACTAATTATCGCTCAATGGAAGAGTACACTGAATATATATATGGCTCTGCAGATGTGGTAGGATTAATGTGTTTAAAAGTTTTTGTGAAAGGAGATGACAAACGATATTCTGAATTAGAACCATATGCACGCAGATTGGGATCTGCTTTTCAAAAAGTTAATTTTCTGCGCGATTTAAAAGATGACACTCAAAGTTTGGGTCGATCTTACTTTCCAAATCTACAGACTTATACATTGGATAACAATTCTAAAAAAGACATTGTTAAAGATATCGAGAGCGACTTTGCTGAAGCATACAAGGGTATTGTCAAATTGCCAATTGAAGGTCGTTTGGGAGTATATTTAGCCTATCGATATTATTTGCGATTATTACGGGAGCTAAAGCAGGCTGATAGCAAAAAAATAATGAATGAAAGAGTTAGAGTGAATAACTTCTTAAAGCTCGAGATTTTATTAAAATCATATGTTAGATATAAACTGAATATTCTGTAA
- a CDS encoding PAP2 family protein: protein MKIFSKVFSTLFHPLLMPTIGLFLIFNIGGHFAYIPFEHKRIVYLIVFLSTSVLPLSLIPLFLLLGVIKSVYMKQRKERLLPVAFTGLFYLLGYYFLVRFPVVPYFIQGFMLATLLTIIVAMFITFFWKISMHMIGIGGLTGALLALSMRFGLDITVLFSIVVIISGLVGVSRLYLNAHTPLQVHIGFILGFFTVFLGILL, encoded by the coding sequence ATGAAGATTTTTTCCAAAGTATTTTCTACTCTTTTTCACCCATTGTTAATGCCAACAATTGGGTTGTTTTTGATTTTCAATATTGGTGGTCATTTCGCATATATTCCGTTTGAACACAAACGAATTGTTTACCTTATTGTATTTTTAAGTACAAGTGTACTTCCTCTGAGTTTAATACCCTTGTTTTTATTGCTAGGAGTTATTAAGAGTGTTTACATGAAACAACGGAAAGAGAGATTATTACCGGTTGCCTTTACTGGTTTATTCTATTTATTAGGTTATTATTTTCTAGTTCGATTTCCAGTTGTACCCTATTTTATTCAGGGTTTTATGCTTGCTACCCTCCTTACTATTATTGTAGCCATGTTTATAACATTTTTCTGGAAAATAAGCATGCATATGATCGGAATTGGCGGTTTAACTGGCGCTTTATTGGCTTTATCTATGCGTTTTGGTTTAGATATAACAGTCCTGTTTTCTATTGTGGTAATAATTTCTGGTTTAGTAGGTGTATCTCGATTGTACCTAAATGCTCATACACCATTACAAGTACATATAGGTTTTATTTTAGGATTTTTCACCGTTTTTTTAGGAATACTACTTTAA
- the rpoN gene encoding RNA polymerase factor sigma-54 has translation MLKQNLQQKLLQKLSPLQIQVIKLLEIPTAQLEQRIKKEIEENPVLELEREQPTDPDSDDQDYKEPENERDEMSIDDYISDEDIPAYKLQQRNFSKDDKHEDIPFSNGTTFHEHLIAQLGLRRLTERQHDIAEYIIGNIDEDGYLRREVDEIIDDLAFAQNIEVDEREALDVLEIVQDFDPAGVAARDLQECLLLQINRKDRTIPDVENAFQVLKYHFEEFTRKHYDKITKRLHIDEEELKDALGEVLKLNPKPGSSYSNTMSKTVQHIIPDFILDVEDEKFQLSLNNRNVPELRISNTYSDMLEDYSANKKNQTEDKKNAVMFVKQKLDSAKWFIDAIKQRQNTLMTVMEAILEYQKDYFVEGDETKMKPMILKDIADVTNLDISTISRVSNSKYIQTHFGIFALKYFFSEGMQTDTGEEVSTREIKKILEECIANEDKRKPLTDDKLATILKEKSYNIARRTVAKYREQLGIPVARLRKEL, from the coding sequence ATGTTAAAACAAAATTTACAGCAAAAGCTTCTACAAAAGTTATCACCACTTCAAATACAGGTGATAAAACTGCTTGAGATACCTACGGCTCAATTGGAACAACGTATCAAAAAAGAGATAGAAGAAAATCCAGTATTGGAACTAGAACGGGAACAGCCTACTGATCCGGATAGTGACGATCAGGATTATAAAGAGCCCGAGAACGAACGCGATGAAATGTCGATTGATGATTATATCAGCGATGAAGATATTCCTGCCTATAAGCTACAACAAAGAAATTTTTCGAAGGACGATAAACACGAGGATATTCCGTTTTCGAATGGTACTACTTTTCATGAGCATTTAATAGCTCAACTAGGTTTAAGAAGATTAACTGAACGTCAACATGATATTGCTGAATATATTATTGGTAATATCGATGAAGATGGATACCTACGCCGTGAAGTTGACGAAATAATTGATGATTTGGCTTTTGCTCAGAATATTGAAGTTGATGAGCGAGAAGCGTTGGATGTATTAGAAATTGTTCAGGATTTTGATCCTGCTGGAGTAGCTGCCAGAGATCTTCAGGAATGTTTATTACTTCAAATCAATCGAAAAGACAGAACTATACCAGATGTCGAAAATGCCTTCCAGGTATTGAAGTATCACTTCGAAGAGTTTACTCGTAAACACTACGATAAAATTACAAAGCGACTTCATATTGATGAAGAAGAATTAAAAGATGCTCTAGGTGAGGTTTTGAAACTTAATCCAAAACCAGGAAGTTCATATAGTAACACCATGAGCAAAACGGTGCAGCATATCATTCCAGATTTTATTCTTGATGTGGAAGATGAGAAGTTTCAATTAAGTCTTAATAACCGTAATGTTCCAGAACTACGTATTAGTAATACTTACTCTGATATGTTGGAGGATTATAGTGCAAATAAGAAAAATCAAACCGAGGATAAGAAAAATGCAGTAATGTTTGTTAAGCAAAAATTAGACTCGGCAAAATGGTTTATCGATGCTATTAAGCAACGACAAAATACCTTGATGACTGTGATGGAAGCCATCCTTGAATATCAGAAAGATTATTTTGTTGAAGGTGATGAAACGAAGATGAAGCCAATGATTCTGAAAGATATAGCGGATGTTACAAATTTAGATATTTCAACTATATCAAGGGTTTCTAATAGTAAATATATTCAAACTCATTTTGGAATTTTTGCTTTAAAATACTTTTTCTCTGAAGGTATGCAAACTGATACTGGTGAAGAGGTTAGTACTCGAGAAATTAAAAAGATTTTAGAGGAGTGTATTGCTAATGAGGATAAACGTAAGCCTCTTACTGATGATAAATTAGCTACCATTCTAAAAGAAAAGTCGTATAATATTGCGCGCCGTACTGTAGCAAAATACAGAGAGCAATTAGGTATTCCTGTCGCACGTCTTCGTAAAGAGCTATAA
- the gldA gene encoding gliding motility-associated ABC transporter ATP-binding subunit GldA: MSIVVKNIEKYFGQQKALNQVSFDIKSGEIVGFLGPNGAGKSTMMKIITGLLNQTEGSVDVCGLSNQEINKDYRRKIGYLPEHNPLYLDMYVKEYLKMVAGIYKLPNPKERVLEMIELTGLQQEQHKIISSLSKGYRQRVGLAQALIHNPDVLILDEPTTGLDPNQILEIRNLITNIGKEKTVMLSTHIMQEVEAICERVIILNNGKIVADSPASQLDNLKGESEIIVKVEFDKELDSELLRNIEGVQSLEQSAPFTFQIKSSTKTDIRPAIFNFAVQNNLIILEMSREEMGLEGLFHQLTQS, from the coding sequence ATGTCGATAGTAGTTAAAAATATTGAGAAATATTTTGGTCAGCAAAAAGCTCTTAACCAGGTTTCGTTCGATATTAAAAGTGGTGAAATTGTTGGATTCCTGGGCCCTAATGGAGCCGGAAAATCAACTATGATGAAAATTATTACCGGTTTGCTCAACCAAACCGAAGGAAGCGTTGACGTTTGTGGATTAAGCAATCAGGAAATTAATAAAGACTATCGACGCAAAATAGGATATCTGCCCGAACATAATCCTCTGTACCTCGATATGTACGTTAAGGAGTACTTGAAAATGGTTGCAGGAATTTATAAACTCCCCAACCCAAAAGAACGCGTATTGGAGATGATTGAATTAACCGGTTTACAACAAGAACAACACAAAATTATTAGCAGTTTATCGAAAGGATATAGACAAAGAGTAGGTTTGGCTCAGGCTCTGATTCATAATCCTGATGTGTTGATTTTGGATGAGCCCACCACCGGATTAGACCCTAATCAGATTCTTGAAATCAGAAACCTCATCACCAATATTGGTAAAGAAAAAACTGTGATGCTCAGTACTCATATCATGCAAGAGGTTGAAGCCATTTGTGAGCGGGTTATCATTCTTAATAATGGTAAGATAGTTGCCGATTCACCTGCATCGCAACTCGACAACTTAAAGGGTGAATCTGAAATAATTGTGAAAGTAGAGTTTGACAAGGAATTGGATTCTGAATTACTTCGTAATATCGAAGGAGTTCAATCTTTGGAGCAAAGTGCACCTTTTACTTTTCAGATTAAATCGAGCACAAAAACAGATATTCGCCCCGCCATTTTCAATTTTGCTGTTCAAAACAACCTCATTATTTTAGAAATGTCGAGAGAAGAAATGGGATTGGAAGGCCTATTTCATCAGCTTACTCAATCATAA
- a CDS encoding sterol desaturase family protein, whose product MITLYIAIILVTFVLMESITWLTHKYVMHGWLWVLHEDHHDLVNETKFEKNDTFFIIFATPSIMLLYFGLHPNLNFLFFMGLGIFFYGVAYFLVHDVFIHHRFNWLNKVNHPYLIGLLLAHKSHHKGGKCFGMLYVPARFFKEAKGLTPKDLKNGLL is encoded by the coding sequence ATGATAACGCTTTATATTGCCATCATTTTAGTCACTTTTGTACTTATGGAATCCATTACATGGTTAACTCATAAATATGTAATGCATGGCTGGCTATGGGTTCTTCATGAAGATCATCATGATTTGGTTAATGAAACTAAGTTCGAGAAGAATGATACTTTCTTTATTATTTTTGCAACACCTAGTATCATGCTTTTATATTTTGGTTTACATCCAAACTTAAACTTCTTATTTTTTATGGGCCTAGGAATCTTCTTTTATGGTGTAGCTTATTTTCTCGTACATGATGTTTTTATCCATCATCGTTTTAACTGGCTAAATAAAGTAAATCACCCGTATCTTATCGGTTTGTTGCTTGCTCATAAAAGTCATCACAAAGGAGGTAAGTGTTTTGGTATGTTATATGTTCCAGCAAGATTTTTTAAGGAGGCAAAGGGTTTAACTCCCAAAGACCTTAAAAATGGATTGCTTTGA
- a CDS encoding protein kinase has product MIQALLKGQIDSYTIDSKPINGIYLGKRNTDYLPVSLKKIRPNNAPYLEAFNEFSQIDHPSIAKTLELIEHAGETFVIREYHHGTSLKTILDTRALYHKISERFFIELTIELLKATDILHKRNILHLDLKPANIIIKHESEEDPTQWHPENILLIDLEQSLRYPVAKGLRNRFTLIYSPPEQLLNRLYLLKPASDISTIGILLYEMIAGSAPYCDCNPELILNLQLTYPIKKRPTMRDEFFSIIQKASYKASFPKPPRMLDSSTIDRILTEGIKSRYQTCYEMVDDLKDYLALTKDETPSWWHKWLKRLGF; this is encoded by the coding sequence ATGATACAAGCATTATTAAAAGGCCAGATTGACTCCTATACCATTGATTCAAAACCAATAAATGGAATCTACTTAGGTAAAAGAAATACAGATTACTTACCAGTATCCCTAAAAAAAATTAGACCCAATAATGCACCATATCTTGAAGCCTTTAATGAATTCTCACAAATTGATCATCCCTCAATTGCTAAAACACTAGAGTTAATTGAACATGCAGGGGAAACATTTGTAATCCGTGAATATCACCATGGTACAAGTTTAAAAACCATACTTGACACCCGAGCATTGTATCACAAAATCAGCGAACGCTTTTTTATAGAGCTAACCATTGAATTATTGAAGGCTACAGATATACTACACAAAAGAAACATACTCCATTTAGACTTAAAACCGGCTAATATTATCATTAAGCATGAGTCAGAAGAAGATCCAACGCAATGGCACCCCGAAAATATACTCTTAATCGATTTAGAGCAATCATTACGATATCCGGTAGCAAAAGGATTACGTAATCGTTTTACACTAATATATAGCCCACCAGAACAATTATTAAACCGACTCTATTTATTAAAACCGGCAAGCGATATTTCAACAATTGGTATATTATTATACGAAATGATTGCAGGCAGTGCACCTTATTGTGATTGTAATCCAGAACTAATCCTTAATTTACAATTAACTTATCCTATTAAGAAAAGACCAACAATGCGTGATGAGTTTTTCAGCATCATACAAAAAGCTTCATATAAAGCATCATTTCCTAAACCTCCCAGAATGTTAGATTCAAGTACAATCGATAGGATTTTAACAGAAGGTATTAAAAGTAGATATCAGACTTGTTACGAGATGGTTGATGACCTTAAAGACTATCTGGCATTAACAAAAGATGAAACTCCCTCTTGGTGGCACAAATGGCTTAAACGACTTGGCTTTTAA
- the asnS gene encoding asparagine--tRNA ligase, translated as MEQIRRTKITDLLKTTETGQSVNVKGWVRTKRGNKQVNFIALNDGTCIHNLQIVVDVPNFDEATLKRITTGAAISVVGQVCESTGSGQAVEVLAKEIEVLGDCDADKYPLQPKKHSLEFLREIAHLRFRTNTFGAIARVRHAMIFAVHEFFTQKGFLNIHTPIITASDAEGAGEMFKVTTLDYENLPRTEEGAINFKEDFFGKATNLTVSGQLEGELAALAMGEIYTFGPTFRAENSNTSRHLAEFWMIEPEMAFYDLDDNMDLAEEFLKYLIKYALDNCLDDLKFLSARLQEEEKNKKAEDKTMELIEKLQFVLENDFVRLPYTEAIHILENSKPNKKGKFKYPIDGFGSDLQSEHERYLVEKHFKKPVILTDYPKDIKAFYMKQNDDGKTVRAMDVLFPQIGEIIGGSQREESYEKLNTRMIEMGVPAEEMWWYLDTRRFGSVVHSGFGLGFERLMLFVTGMGNIRDVIPFPRAPKTAEF; from the coding sequence ATGGAACAGATACGTCGAACTAAGATTACTGACCTGTTGAAAACAACCGAAACGGGTCAATCAGTTAATGTGAAAGGTTGGGTCAGAACCAAGCGAGGAAATAAACAAGTTAATTTTATTGCTTTAAATGACGGTACATGTATCCATAATCTTCAGATTGTAGTTGACGTTCCTAATTTCGACGAAGCTACATTAAAAAGAATCACTACTGGGGCTGCTATTTCAGTAGTTGGTCAAGTGTGCGAGTCAACTGGAAGTGGCCAAGCTGTAGAGGTATTAGCCAAAGAAATTGAAGTATTAGGAGATTGTGATGCTGATAAATATCCATTGCAACCGAAAAAACATAGTCTTGAGTTTTTACGAGAAATTGCCCATTTACGGTTCCGTACAAATACTTTTGGAGCTATCGCTCGTGTACGTCATGCAATGATTTTTGCAGTACACGAATTCTTTACTCAAAAGGGTTTCTTAAATATTCATACACCTATTATTACAGCTTCGGATGCAGAAGGTGCTGGAGAAATGTTTAAGGTGACTACTTTAGATTACGAAAATCTTCCTCGTACAGAAGAAGGAGCAATTAACTTCAAAGAAGACTTCTTTGGTAAAGCAACTAACCTTACTGTTTCAGGTCAGCTTGAAGGAGAATTAGCTGCTTTAGCTATGGGCGAGATTTATACTTTTGGCCCAACTTTCCGTGCCGAAAATTCAAATACATCTCGTCATTTAGCAGAGTTCTGGATGATTGAACCAGAAATGGCATTCTACGACTTAGATGATAACATGGATTTGGCAGAAGAATTTCTAAAATATCTGATTAAATATGCCTTAGATAATTGTCTGGATGATCTTAAATTCTTAAGTGCTCGTTTGCAGGAAGAAGAAAAGAACAAGAAAGCCGAAGATAAAACAATGGAACTTATAGAAAAGCTTCAGTTTGTTTTGGAAAATGATTTTGTACGTTTGCCATATACTGAGGCCATTCATATTTTAGAGAACTCAAAACCTAATAAAAAAGGCAAGTTTAAATATCCAATTGATGGTTTTGGAAGTGACTTACAATCAGAACATGAACGTTACTTGGTAGAAAAACATTTCAAAAAGCCGGTTATTTTAACTGATTATCCAAAGGATATTAAAGCATTCTACATGAAACAGAATGATGATGGAAAAACGGTTCGTGCAATGGATGTGTTATTTCCTCAGATTGGTGAAATTATTGGAGGTTCGCAACGTGAAGAGAGTTACGAAAAACTAAATACTAGAATGATTGAAATGGGTGTACCAGCTGAAGAAATGTGGTGGTATTTAGATACTCGTCGTTTTGGATCCGTCGTTCATAGTGGGTTTGGTTTAGGATTCGAACGTTTAATGTTATTTGTAACAGGTATGGGTAATATCAGAGATGTTATTCCTTTCCCTCGAGCTCCAAAGACTGCTGAATTTTAA
- the crtI gene encoding phytoene desaturase family protein has protein sequence MSYSRKKVIVIGAGFSSLSAASYLANSGYDVTVLEKNDYSGGRARHLKRDGFTFDMGPTFYWMPDVFESYFKDFGYSVSDFYELKKLNPAYEVYFEDSSIKIADNFESIKRAFEEIEKGSGVQLQKFINEAEDNYKIAIKDLVYKPGQNIFEIVTLKTALKIGSFFTSIKNDVSRRIKTSQLRKILEFPVLFLGAKSDNTPAFYNFMNYADFKLGTWHPAGGMYVVAKAMHQLALKQGAIIKHNQKVEQVIVNDGIASGVMVNGREIKADIIVSGADYHFTEQILPEKYRQYSEKYWDKKTFAPSALLFYVAFDKKLRNISHHTLFFDVDFDKHAESIYQSKKWPDNPLFYASFPSVTDSSFAPEGKETGIFLVPLAAGIDDSNEKREEIFNKIIKRAEQLTKQNLRSNVIFKESYGIRNFINDYNSYKGNAYGLANTLFQTHVLRPKLKSKKVKNLYFTGQLTVPGPGVPPSLISGKIVSSLINKTYKP, from the coding sequence ATGTCCTACTCTAGAAAAAAGGTAATTGTTATAGGAGCGGGTTTTTCCTCATTATCTGCCGCTAGTTATTTGGCAAATTCAGGATATGATGTTACGGTTTTGGAAAAGAATGATTATTCAGGAGGGAGGGCACGACACTTAAAAAGAGATGGTTTTACGTTCGATATGGGACCAACTTTTTATTGGATGCCAGATGTATTCGAATCATATTTTAAAGATTTTGGTTATTCTGTTAGTGATTTTTATGAACTTAAAAAGTTAAATCCGGCTTATGAAGTATACTTCGAAGATTCTTCTATTAAAATTGCTGATAATTTTGAATCGATAAAACGCGCTTTTGAAGAAATTGAAAAAGGAAGTGGCGTTCAATTACAAAAGTTTATAAATGAAGCGGAAGATAATTATAAAATCGCTATTAAGGATCTTGTTTATAAGCCGGGTCAAAATATATTTGAAATAGTAACCCTTAAAACGGCATTAAAGATTGGATCATTTTTTACATCCATAAAAAATGATGTAAGTAGAAGAATTAAAACATCGCAATTAAGAAAAATTCTCGAATTTCCTGTGCTTTTTTTGGGAGCAAAGTCTGATAATACGCCTGCATTTTACAATTTTATGAATTATGCTGATTTCAAGTTGGGAACATGGCATCCTGCAGGTGGTATGTATGTTGTTGCCAAGGCAATGCATCAATTGGCTCTAAAGCAAGGTGCTATTATAAAGCATAATCAAAAGGTTGAACAAGTTATTGTTAATGATGGGATAGCTTCTGGAGTTATGGTCAATGGCAGGGAGATTAAAGCCGATATTATTGTGAGTGGTGCTGATTATCATTTTACAGAACAGATCCTTCCTGAGAAATATCGACAATATTCTGAGAAATATTGGGACAAAAAAACATTTGCTCCATCAGCATTATTGTTTTATGTTGCTTTTGATAAGAAACTTAGGAATATCTCACATCATACTTTGTTTTTTGATGTTGATTTTGATAAGCATGCCGAGTCAATATATCAGTCTAAGAAATGGCCAGATAATCCCCTTTTTTATGCTAGTTTTCCCAGTGTTACGGATTCATCTTTTGCTCCTGAGGGTAAAGAAACCGGTATATTCCTTGTCCCTTTAGCTGCAGGTATAGATGACTCTAACGAAAAGCGAGAAGAAATTTTTAATAAGATTATTAAAAGAGCCGAACAACTTACTAAACAAAATCTTAGGTCAAATGTTATCTTTAAAGAATCATATGGTATTCGAAATTTTATTAACGACTATAATTCGTATAAGGGAAATGCATATGGTTTAGCAAATACATTATTTCAAACACATGTGTTGCGACCAAAATTGAAAAGTAAGAAAGTGAAAAATCTTTATTTCACTGGTCAACTTACCGTGCCTGGGCCAGGTGTGCCTCCTTCTCTTATTTCTGGAAAGATTGTTAGTTCCTTAATCAATAAAACTTACAAGCCATGA
- the ispG gene encoding (E)-4-hydroxy-3-methylbut-2-enyl-diphosphate synthase, with protein MIEEKLYCEDLFNYHRNPTQEVHVGNTKIGGSAPIRIQSMTTTNSLEAEETANQVMSILDEGAEIVRITTQGRREAYNLENIKQILNERGYSAPIVADIHFNPNAAEIAAEKVEKVRINPGNFAGGAKKFNLIDYTDEEYALELEATKSKLKPFIRICKENNTAIRIGTNHGSLSDRIMSRYGDTPQGMVESCMEYLRMCRELDFHDIVLSIKASNTRIMVHTVRLLVASMKKENMNYPLHLGVTEAGSEDEGRIKSAVGSGALLADGLGDTIRVSLTEDPEKEVPVARKLVDYIVKREGHTEIPSIKVKSFTPFEYNRRKTHEVLNIGGDNVAVVVGKEDHDEQLLDYIFVDNLECLDQKRSYIVPFEKWNQEGSDNIYPAINVAQFKEHSSFSSPVFLTISQPELDDTVIQLLKENSNVVLVVFSDHINIPIEQRLLVFKLNEAGLTHPVVVMNCYAENELEDLQIKAASDCGLLFLDGLSDGLFLKNSGTIEEAELTAISFGILQASRVRFTKTEFISCPGCGRTLFSLQETTRRIKSKTSHLKGLKIGVMGCIVNGVGEMADADYGYIGSGPGTVSLFKNRELVKRNLPGEQAVDELIKLIKDNGDWVDPMG; from the coding sequence ATGATTGAAGAAAAATTATACTGCGAAGATCTATTCAATTATCATAGAAATCCTACCCAGGAAGTACATGTTGGAAATACAAAGATTGGAGGTTCAGCCCCTATTCGTATTCAGTCAATGACTACAACTAATTCATTGGAAGCAGAGGAAACTGCAAATCAAGTGATGAGCATTTTAGATGAAGGTGCAGAAATTGTTCGAATTACAACCCAAGGAAGAAGAGAGGCTTATAATCTTGAAAATATTAAGCAAATTTTAAATGAAAGGGGATACAGTGCACCCATTGTAGCCGATATTCATTTTAATCCCAATGCTGCTGAAATTGCTGCAGAAAAGGTTGAAAAGGTTCGTATTAATCCAGGTAATTTTGCAGGTGGTGCAAAAAAATTCAATCTGATTGATTATACCGATGAAGAGTATGCATTGGAGCTGGAAGCTACAAAATCAAAGCTCAAGCCTTTCATCCGTATTTGTAAAGAAAACAACACTGCAATTCGTATTGGAACCAATCATGGATCGTTGTCCGATAGGATAATGAGTCGATATGGTGATACTCCACAAGGCATGGTTGAATCGTGTATGGAGTATCTTCGCATGTGTCGCGAGCTCGATTTTCATGATATTGTTTTAAGTATCAAAGCCAGTAATACCCGAATCATGGTTCATACAGTTCGTTTACTTGTGGCCTCCATGAAAAAGGAGAATATGAATTATCCGCTTCATTTAGGTGTAACTGAGGCAGGTAGTGAAGATGAAGGAAGAATAAAATCAGCTGTTGGTTCAGGAGCTTTATTAGCTGACGGATTGGGTGATACAATAAGGGTTTCGTTAACCGAAGATCCTGAAAAAGAAGTGCCAGTTGCCCGTAAATTGGTTGATTACATCGTTAAGCGAGAGGGACATACTGAGATTCCATCTATAAAGGTGAAATCGTTTACTCCTTTTGAATACAACAGAAGAAAAACGCATGAAGTATTAAATATTGGAGGTGATAATGTAGCTGTTGTGGTAGGTAAAGAGGATCATGACGAGCAGCTACTTGATTACATTTTTGTGGATAACTTAGAATGCTTAGATCAAAAACGTTCTTATATTGTTCCTTTCGAAAAATGGAATCAAGAAGGTAGTGATAATATTTATCCTGCAATCAATGTTGCGCAGTTTAAAGAGCACAGTTCTTTTTCTTCACCTGTTTTCTTAACTATATCTCAGCCTGAATTAGATGATACTGTCATCCAATTATTAAAAGAAAATTCTAATGTAGTATTAGTTGTTTTTTCTGATCATATAAATATTCCTATTGAGCAAAGGTTACTTGTTTTTAAGTTAAATGAAGCAGGTTTAACCCATCCTGTTGTTGTGATGAATTGTTATGCTGAAAATGAGTTAGAAGATTTACAGATAAAAGCTGCTTCTGATTGTGGTCTATTGTTTCTTGATGGACTGTCGGATGGTCTTTTTTTGAAAAATTCCGGTACAATTGAAGAAGCCGAATTAACAGCCATTTCGTTTGGTATTCTTCAGGCATCGAGAGTTAGGTTTACAAAAACCGAATTTATATCATGCCCCGGATGTGGTAGAACACTCTTTTCGTTGCAGGAAACAACTCGAAGGATTAAAAGTAAAACATCGCACTTGAAAGGATTAAAAATAGGTGTGATGGGTTGTATTGTAAATGGTGTTGGTGAGATGGCAGATGCTGATTATGGTTATATAGGATCAGGACCTGGAACAGTTAGCTTGTTTAAAAATAGGGAATTGGTTAAACGAAATTTACCTGGTGAGCAGGCGGTTGATGAATTGATAAAATTAATAAAAGACAATGGTGATTGGGTAGATCCAATGGGGTAA